One window from the genome of Nicotiana tomentosiformis chromosome 5, ASM39032v3, whole genome shotgun sequence encodes:
- the LOC138892805 gene encoding uncharacterized protein, which translates to MKSQALADHLAENPVDDDYKPLSTYLQDKEVNSLKEVAPDDNHVCKMYFDGAVNIKGVGIGAILISPIGQHYHAMARLRLFCSNNTAEYDSCIMGLKMALDMDVHELLVMGDSNLFILQAQGKWETRDIKLIPYRQCVQDLSKRFRSIEFKYIPRFHNELAGALATLATMLPYPGNTRMIHWKSKFGINMVNAIQLR; encoded by the coding sequence ATGAAATCACAGGCTCTGGCAGATCActtggcagagaatccagttgatgatgattACAAGCCACTGAGCACATACTTACAGGACAAAGAGGTCAACTCATTAAAGGAAGTAGCTCCAGACGACAATCATGTATGTAAGATGTATTTTGATGgggctgtcaatatcaaaggagtcgggatcggggcaatcctcatctcacctattggacagcaTTACCATGCAATGGCCCGACTTCGGTTGTTCTGTtccaataatacggcagaatacgattcttgtatcatgggtttgaaaatggccctcgacatggatgtgcatgaactattggttatgggagattctaaCTTGTTTATCCTGCAAGCCCAAGGCAAATGGGAGACTCGAGatatcaagcttattccatacagacaatgtgtccAAGACCTGAGCAAAAGATTTAGATCCATCGAGTTCAAGTACATTCCTAGGTTTCACAATGAGCTAGCCGGCGCTTTGGCTACCTTAGCCAcgatgctcccttatccaggCAACACTCGTATGATCCATTGGAAATCCAAGTTTGGAATCAACATGGTTAATGCAATACAATTGAGgtag
- the LOC138892804 gene encoding uncharacterized protein — protein MAQAFVKQFQYNIDIVPNRNSMSNMKKKPTKRFREYAIKWMEQETRVKPPMDNHELITIFLEAQEPDYFQNMMSTMGRPFTEAIKIGEMVENGLKTGRIVSQAALKDTTQSIQNGSGSLENRKKRYDGSMMASGSREVQRGASHPYVKVQQGQSSYSQYYFPRQFLSTLWTHHNM, from the coding sequence ATGGCCCaggccttcgtcaaacaattccAGTACAATATTGATATTGTACCAAATCgcaattccatgtccaatatgaagaaaaagccgacgaAAAGATTTAGGGAGTATGCCATCAAATGGATGGAGCAAGAgactagagttaagccacccatggataatcaTGAGTTGATCACAATTTTTCTAGAGGCTCAAGAGCCTGATTATTTCCAAAACATGATGTCTACAATGGGTAGGCCTTTTACAGAAGCAATTAAGATAGgagaaatggttgaaaatggcctcaagactggcagaattgtaagtcaggCTGCTCTCAAAGATACCACCCAATcaatccaaaatgggtcgggaagtttggaaaatagaaagaagagataTGATGGGTCCATGATGGCTTcaggatccagggaagttcaaagaggggcatcacACCCTTATGTGAAAgttcagcaggggcaatccagctacTCTCAATATTATTTCCCCCGTCAATTTCTTAGTACTCTATGGACCCACCATAATATgtag
- the LOC138892803 gene encoding uncharacterized protein, with protein MEELNRRLCDPYLVFLSPKKRARIGQEANTTPGVVVDPLLDNAGKDNPPTITLPDSFTPEHTTPVPTPAEGATIPPADIPVPPPAPAPGLGIYDGDLRGAIQMLTQLVASQDQRSNVAPTSFSFQGDSSGSRVDRFLQLDHPVFTCTDSGADPQDFIDEMHKPLQVMCATETEGVEFASYRLKGVAYSWFEMWEDSREEGSLPAGWSEFADAFIDHFLPAETKATHVVEFETLK; from the exons atggaagaATTGAACCGAagactatgtgatccttacttggtgtttcttt cacctaagaagagagcgagaattggaCAAGAAGCTAATACCACACCAGGAGTGGTtgttgatcccttacttgataatgcgggtaaggataatccccctactatcacactgcctgattcgtTTACTCCAGAACATactaccccagttcctacacccgcggagggtgccacaatccctcccgccgatatacctgttccacctccagccccagctcctGGTCTTGGAATTTacgatggggatcttaggggagctattcagatgctgactcagttagtagcttcccaGGATCAGAGGTCAAATGTGGCACCCACCTCATTTAGCTTTCAAGGAGATTCTTCCGGTTCTAGGGTAGATAGGTTCCTACAGTTAGACCATCCAGTATTCACATGTACTGATTCTggggcagaccctcaggatttcattgatgagatgcataagccTCTCCAAGTTATGTGTGCTACGGAGACAGAGGGAGTAGAGTTCGCCTCCTAtcgtctgaaaggggtggcatattcctggtttgagatgtgggaggattcccgtgaggaggggagccttCCGGCGGGATGGAGTGAGttcgcggatgccttcatagaccatttcctgcctgccgagactaaggcaaccCATGTTGTGGAGTTTGAGACGCTTAAATAG